A genomic stretch from Enterobacter oligotrophicus includes:
- a CDS encoding dimethyl sulfoxide reductase anchor subunit family protein, with translation MGSGWHEWPLVIFTVFGQCVAGGFIVLALALLKGNLNAEQQQRLVLSMFGLWVLMGIGFIASTLHLGSPMRAFNSLNRVGASSLSNEIASGAIFFAVGGLGWLLAALKKLPAGLRTLWLIVTMVLGVVFVWMMVRVYNTIDTVPTWYSVWTPMSFFLTLFIGGPLLGYLLLRVAGVDGWAMRLLPAVSLLSLVVSAMVALMQGAELATIHSSVQQASALVPDYGALMAWRIVLLVAALVFWIAPQLKGYQPALPLLSLAFVLMLAGELIGRGVFYGLHMTVGMAVAS, from the coding sequence ATGGGAAGTGGATGGCATGAATGGCCGCTGGTGATCTTCACGGTCTTTGGGCAGTGCGTCGCGGGTGGCTTTATTGTGCTCGCCCTGGCGCTGTTAAAAGGCAATCTGAATGCCGAACAGCAGCAGCGTCTGGTGTTAAGCATGTTTGGCCTGTGGGTGCTGATGGGGATTGGCTTTATTGCTTCTACGTTGCACCTCGGTTCACCAATGCGCGCGTTCAATTCCCTGAACCGCGTCGGTGCCTCTTCGCTCAGTAACGAGATTGCCAGCGGGGCGATCTTCTTTGCCGTCGGCGGGCTGGGATGGCTGCTGGCTGCGCTGAAGAAATTACCTGCGGGCCTGCGCACCCTGTGGCTGATCGTGACGATGGTGCTGGGCGTGGTATTCGTGTGGATGATGGTGCGCGTCTACAACACCATCGACACCGTCCCCACCTGGTACAGCGTCTGGACGCCGATGAGCTTCTTCCTGACCCTGTTTATCGGCGGGCCGCTGTTGGGCTACCTGCTACTGCGCGTGGCGGGTGTTGATGGCTGGGCGATGCGTTTGTTGCCAGCGGTTTCACTGCTGTCGCTGGTGGTGAGCGCGATGGTTGCTCTGATGCAGGGCGCTGAACTGGCAACCATTCATAGCTCTGTTCAGCAGGCATCTGCGCTGGTGCCGGATTACGGTGCGTTGATGGCGTGGCGTATCGTTCTGCTGGTAGCGGCGTTGGTGTTCTGGATCGCGCCTCAGCTCAAAGGATATCAGCCTGCGCTGCCGTTGTTGTCACTGGCCTTTGTGCTGATGCTCGCGGGCGAACTGATTGGCCGTGGTGTGTTCTACGGGCTGCATATGACCGTGGGCATGGCCGTCGCCAGTTAA
- a CDS encoding MFS transporter, producing the protein MTTYTRPVLLLLCGLLLLTLAIAVLNTLVPLWLAHENLPTWQVGMVSSSFFTGNLLGTLLTGSLIKRFGFNRSYYLASLIFAAGCAGLGLMVGFWSWMAWRFIAGVGCAMIWVVVESALMCSGTSRNRGRLLAAYMMVYYVGTVLGQLMVSKLPTDLMSVLPWVTGMVLAAILPLLFTRIVNQSSEHQEVTHVWPMLRLRQARLGVNGCIISGIVLGSLYGLMPLYLNHQGVSDSGIGFWMAVMVSAGIVGQWPIGRLADRFGRLLVLRVQVFVVIMGCLAMLSNAAMAPALFILGAAGFTLYPVAMAWACEKVEHHQLVAMNQALLLSYTIGSLLGPTFTAMLMQNYSDNLLFIMIASVSFIYLLMLLRKVGEHPTPVAHA; encoded by the coding sequence ATGACCACCTATACCCGGCCAGTGCTTTTGTTGCTCTGTGGCCTGCTTTTGTTGACCCTGGCGATCGCAGTGTTAAACACGCTCGTCCCGCTGTGGCTCGCCCATGAAAACTTACCGACCTGGCAGGTGGGTATGGTTAGCTCGTCGTTTTTTACCGGCAACCTGCTGGGTACGCTATTAACGGGAAGCCTGATTAAGCGTTTTGGCTTTAACCGTAGCTATTATCTGGCATCGCTGATTTTCGCCGCCGGATGTGCCGGGTTAGGGCTGATGGTTGGCTTCTGGAGCTGGATGGCATGGCGTTTTATCGCTGGCGTGGGCTGCGCGATGATCTGGGTAGTGGTGGAAAGTGCGCTGATGTGCAGCGGTACATCGCGCAACCGCGGACGCCTGCTTGCAGCTTATATGATGGTCTATTACGTCGGGACCGTGCTGGGCCAGTTGATGGTCAGCAAACTGCCAACCGATTTGATGAGCGTCCTGCCGTGGGTTACGGGCATGGTGCTGGCTGCGATCCTGCCGCTGCTGTTTACGCGCATCGTAAACCAGAGCAGCGAACACCAGGAGGTGACCCATGTCTGGCCGATGCTGAGGCTCCGACAGGCGCGTCTGGGTGTTAATGGCTGCATTATCTCCGGAATTGTGCTCGGCTCGCTCTATGGCCTGATGCCGCTCTACCTGAATCATCAGGGCGTGAGTGATTCCGGGATTGGTTTCTGGATGGCGGTGATGGTCAGCGCCGGGATTGTCGGGCAGTGGCCAATTGGCCGTCTGGCGGATCGTTTTGGACGCCTGCTGGTGCTGCGCGTTCAGGTATTTGTAGTGATAATGGGTTGTCTTGCCATGCTCAGCAACGCGGCTATGGCACCAGCATTGTTTATTTTAGGCGCAGCGGGCTTTACGCTCTATCCGGTTGCAATGGCCTGGGCCTGTGAGAAAGTGGAGCATCACCAGCTGGTGGCGATGAACCAGGCGTTGCTGCTGAGTTATACCATCGGCAGTTTACTGGGGCCGACATTTACCGCCATGCTGATGCAAAATTATTCCGACAATTTGCTGTTTATTATGATTGCCAGCGTGTCGTTTATTTATCTCTTAATGTTGCTGCGCAAAGTGGGCGAACATCCAACGCCTGTGGCTCATGCCTGA
- a CDS encoding anti-virulence regulator CigR family protein translates to MSLRRFSTTALAVVLSLTFATAPVMANPGNGNGHGNGGGQGNSGNHGNGNSANHGNKNNGNQNPGKSNKSVSDDVEARVSFDHARHLALNYGLTGYDSLPPGIAKNLARGKPLPPGIAKKTVPASMLGQLPSYPGYEWRVVGDDLVLIALSTAIVTTIINGVFK, encoded by the coding sequence ATGTCACTACGTCGTTTTTCCACTACCGCGCTGGCAGTAGTGTTGTCTTTAACGTTTGCAACGGCTCCGGTTATGGCGAATCCTGGAAACGGGAATGGTCACGGCAACGGTGGCGGACAAGGCAATAGCGGCAATCATGGCAACGGGAATTCCGCTAACCATGGTAATAAAAATAACGGTAATCAAAACCCAGGCAAATCGAATAAAAGCGTAAGTGACGATGTTGAAGCCCGCGTGAGCTTCGACCATGCCCGTCATCTGGCATTGAATTACGGTTTAACAGGCTATGACTCATTGCCCCCAGGTATTGCGAAGAACCTGGCTCGCGGTAAGCCACTGCCTCCGGGGATTGCGAAAAAGACTGTGCCAGCATCAATGCTTGGTCAACTGCCTTCTTATCCAGGTTATGAATGGCGAGTGGTGGGAGATGACCTGGTCTTAATTGCCCTCAGCACGGCGATTGTAACTACCATTATCAACGGTGTTTTCAAATAA
- the pflA gene encoding pyruvate formate lyase 1-activating protein gives MSIIGRIHSFESCGTVDGPGIRFITFFQGCLMRCLYCHNRDTWDTHGGKEVTVEDLMKEVVTYRHFMNASGGGVTASGGEAILQAEFVRDWFRACRKEGIHTCLDTNGFVRRYDPVIDELLEVTDLVMLDLKQMNDEIHQNLVGVSNHRTLEFAKYISGKGIKTWIRYVVVPGWSDDDDSAHRLGEFTRDMGNVEKIELLPYHELGKHKWVAMGEEYKLDGVKPPKKETMERVKGILEQYGHKVMY, from the coding sequence ATGTCAATTATTGGTCGCATTCACTCCTTTGAATCCTGTGGCACTGTCGACGGCCCAGGTATCCGCTTTATTACCTTTTTCCAGGGCTGCCTGATGCGCTGCCTGTACTGCCATAACCGTGACACCTGGGATACGCACGGCGGTAAGGAAGTCACCGTTGAAGATTTAATGAAAGAGGTGGTGACCTACCGCCACTTTATGAACGCGTCCGGCGGCGGCGTGACGGCATCCGGTGGCGAAGCCATTCTGCAGGCCGAATTCGTGCGTGACTGGTTCCGCGCCTGTCGTAAAGAAGGGATTCATACCTGTCTTGATACCAACGGTTTTGTGCGCCGCTACGACCCGGTCATCGACGAACTGCTGGAAGTGACCGATCTGGTGATGCTCGATCTCAAACAGATGAACGATGAGATCCACCAGAACCTGGTTGGCGTCTCCAATCACCGTACCCTGGAGTTCGCAAAATACATCTCCGGGAAAGGCATCAAAACCTGGATTCGCTATGTCGTCGTACCGGGCTGGTCAGATGATGATGATTCAGCGCATCGCCTGGGGGAATTTACCCGCGATATGGGCAACGTCGAGAAAATTGAACTCCTGCCCTATCACGAACTGGGTAAACACAAATGGGTGGCGATGGGCGAAGAGTACAAACTCGATGGCGTGAAGCCGCCGAAGAAAGAGACGATGGAACGCGTGAAAGGTATTCTTGAACAGTACGGCCACAAGGTTATGTATTAA
- the pflB gene encoding formate C-acetyltransferase has translation MSELNEKLATAWEGFAKGDWQNEVNVRDFIQKNYTPYEGDESFLAGATDATTKLWDNVMEGVKLENRTHAPVDFDTSVASTITSHDAGYINKALEKIVGLQTEAPLKRAIIPFGGIKMVEGSCKAYNRELDPMLKKIFTEYRKTHNQGVFDVYTKDILNCRKSGVLTGLPDAYGRGRIIGDYRRVALYGIDFLMKDKYAQFVSLQSDLENGVNLEATIRLREEIAEQHRALGQIKEMAAKYGCDISGPATNAQEAIQWTYFGYLAAVKSQNGAAMSFGRVSTFLDAYIERDLKAGKITEQDAQEMIDHLVMKLRMVRFLRTPEYDELFSGDPIWATESIGGMGVDGRTLVTKNSFRFLNTLYTMGPSPEPNITVLWSEKLPLNFKKFAAKVSIDTSSLQYENDDLMRPDFNNDDYAIACCVSPMVVGKQMQFFGARANLAKTMLYAINGGVDEKLKMQVGPKSEPIKGDVLNYDEVMERMDHFMDWLAKQYVTALNVIHYMHDKYSYEASLMALHDRDVVRTMACGIAGLSVAADSLSAIKYAKVKPIRDEDGLAVDFEIEGEYPQFGNNDARVDDMAVDLVERFMKKIQKLTTYRNAIPTQSVLTITSNVVYGKKTGNTPDGRRAGAPFGPGANPMHGRDQKGAVASLTSVAKLPFAYAKDGISYTFSIVPNALGKDDEVRKTNLAGLMDGYFHHEASIEGGQHLNVNVMNREMLLDAMEHPEKYPQLTIRVSGYAVRFNSLTKEQQQDVITRTFTQSM, from the coding sequence ATGTCCGAGCTTAATGAAAAGTTAGCCACAGCCTGGGAAGGTTTTGCGAAAGGTGACTGGCAGAATGAAGTCAACGTCCGTGACTTCATTCAGAAAAACTATACCCCGTATGAAGGTGACGAATCCTTCCTGGCTGGTGCAACTGACGCGACCACCAAGCTGTGGGACAACGTAATGGAAGGCGTTAAACTGGAAAACCGCACTCACGCGCCAGTTGATTTTGACACCTCCGTTGCATCCACCATCACTTCTCACGATGCTGGCTACATCAACAAAGCCCTTGAGAAAATCGTTGGTCTGCAGACTGAAGCACCACTGAAACGCGCAATCATCCCGTTCGGTGGTATCAAAATGGTTGAAGGTTCCTGCAAAGCGTATAACCGCGAGCTGGACCCAATGCTGAAAAAAATCTTCACCGAATATCGCAAAACCCATAACCAGGGCGTATTCGATGTTTACACCAAAGACATTCTGAACTGCCGTAAATCCGGCGTTCTGACCGGTCTGCCAGATGCGTATGGCCGTGGCCGTATCATCGGTGACTACCGTCGCGTTGCGCTGTACGGTATCGACTTCCTGATGAAAGACAAATACGCACAGTTCGTATCCCTGCAGTCCGATCTGGAAAACGGCGTAAACCTGGAAGCCACTATTCGTCTGCGTGAAGAAATCGCTGAACAGCACCGCGCGCTGGGTCAGATCAAAGAGATGGCGGCGAAATACGGCTGCGATATCTCTGGTCCTGCGACTAACGCTCAGGAAGCTATCCAGTGGACCTACTTCGGCTACCTGGCCGCGGTTAAGTCTCAGAACGGTGCAGCAATGTCCTTCGGTCGCGTATCCACCTTCCTGGATGCGTACATCGAACGTGACCTGAAAGCAGGTAAAATCACCGAGCAAGACGCTCAGGAAATGATTGACCACCTGGTCATGAAACTGCGTATGGTTCGCTTCCTGCGTACCCCAGAATACGATGAGCTGTTCTCCGGTGACCCAATCTGGGCGACAGAATCTATCGGTGGTATGGGCGTAGACGGCCGTACTCTGGTAACCAAAAACAGCTTCCGCTTCCTGAACACCCTGTACACCATGGGTCCTTCTCCGGAGCCGAACATCACCGTTCTGTGGTCTGAAAAACTGCCTCTGAACTTCAAGAAATTCGCCGCTAAAGTGTCCATCGACACCTCTTCTCTGCAGTACGAGAACGATGACCTGATGCGTCCGGACTTCAACAACGATGACTACGCTATCGCTTGCTGCGTAAGCCCAATGGTTGTTGGTAAACAAATGCAGTTCTTCGGTGCGCGTGCAAACCTGGCGAAAACCATGCTGTACGCAATCAACGGCGGCGTTGATGAAAAACTGAAAATGCAGGTTGGTCCTAAATCTGAGCCAATCAAAGGCGACGTGCTGAACTATGACGAAGTCATGGAGCGCATGGACCACTTCATGGACTGGCTGGCTAAGCAGTACGTGACCGCGCTGAACGTTATCCACTACATGCACGACAAGTACAGCTACGAAGCCTCTCTGATGGCGCTGCACGACCGTGACGTCGTTCGCACCATGGCGTGTGGTATCGCGGGTCTGTCCGTTGCGGCTGACTCCCTGTCTGCAATCAAATATGCGAAAGTTAAACCAATTCGTGACGAAGACGGCCTGGCTGTAGACTTCGAAATCGAAGGCGAATACCCGCAGTTTGGTAACAACGACGCTCGCGTTGATGACATGGCGGTTGACCTGGTAGAACGTTTCATGAAGAAAATTCAGAAACTCACTACCTACCGTAACGCTATCCCGACTCAGTCTGTTCTGACCATCACCTCTAACGTTGTGTATGGTAAGAAAACCGGTAACACCCCAGACGGTCGTCGTGCTGGCGCGCCATTCGGCCCAGGTGCTAACCCAATGCACGGTCGTGACCAGAAAGGTGCTGTAGCCTCTCTGACCTCCGTTGCTAAACTGCCGTTTGCTTACGCAAAAGATGGTATCTCTTATACCTTCTCTATCGTGCCAAACGCGCTGGGTAAAGACGACGAAGTGCGTAAAACCAACCTCGCGGGTCTGATGGATGGTTACTTCCACCATGAAGCGTCCATCGAAGGTGGTCAGCACCTGAACGTGAACGTCATGAACCGTGAAATGCTGCTCGACGCGATGGAACACCCTGAGAAATATCCTCAGCTGACCATCCGTGTATCTGGCTACGCAGTACGTTTTAACTCCCTGACGAAAGAACAGCAGCAGGACGTTATCACCCGTACTTTCACTCAGTCCATGTAA
- the focA gene encoding formate transporter FocA — MKADNPFDLLLPAAMAKVAEEAGVYKATKHPMKTFYLAITAGVFISIAFVFYITATTGTAAMPFGIAKLIGGICFSLGLILCVICGADLFTSTVLIVVAKASGRITWGQLARNWLNVYVGNLIGCLLFVLLMWLSGEYMTANGGWGLNVLQTADHKMHHTFIEAVALGILANLMVCLAVWMSYSGRSLMDKAMIMVLPVAMFVASGFEHSIANMFMIPMGIVIRNFASPEFWTAIGSTPESFSHLTIMNFITDNLIPVTIGNIIGGGLLVGLTYWVIYLRGGDHH, encoded by the coding sequence GTGAAAGCTGACAACCCTTTTGATCTTTTACTCCCTGCTGCAATGGCGAAAGTTGCCGAGGAAGCAGGTGTCTATAAAGCAACGAAACACCCGATGAAGACGTTCTATCTGGCGATCACAGCCGGTGTGTTCATCTCAATCGCTTTCGTCTTCTACATTACTGCCACCACCGGTACTGCCGCGATGCCTTTCGGCATAGCTAAACTGATTGGCGGTATCTGCTTCTCACTGGGTCTGATTCTCTGCGTCATCTGCGGTGCCGACCTCTTCACCTCTACGGTGCTGATTGTGGTGGCGAAAGCCAGCGGAAGAATTACCTGGGGCCAACTGGCGCGCAACTGGCTTAACGTCTATGTTGGCAACCTGATTGGCTGTCTGCTCTTTGTTCTGTTGATGTGGCTCTCTGGCGAGTACATGACCGCCAACGGCGGCTGGGGGCTTAACGTCCTGCAAACCGCTGACCACAAAATGCATCACACATTTATCGAAGCCGTTGCTCTCGGCATCCTCGCAAACCTGATGGTCTGCCTGGCTGTATGGATGAGCTACTCGGGTCGTAGCCTGATGGACAAAGCCATGATTATGGTTCTGCCGGTTGCGATGTTTGTTGCCAGCGGCTTTGAGCACAGTATTGCGAATATGTTTATGATCCCGATGGGTATTGTAATTCGCAACTTTGCGAGCCCGGAGTTCTGGACTGCTATCGGTTCAACCCCGGAAAGTTTCTCTCACCTGACTATCATGAATTTCATTACTGATAACCTGATCCCAGTCACTATCGGGAACATTATCGGTGGGGGTCTGTTAGTCGGGTTGACATACTGGGTCATTTACCTGCGTGGCGGCGACCATCATTAA
- the ycaO gene encoding 30S ribosomal protein S12 methylthiotransferase accessory factor YcaO, whose amino-acid sequence MTQTFIPGKDAALEDSIARFQQKLTDLGFNIEEASWLNPVPHVWSVHIRDKDCALCFTNGKGATKKAALASALGEYFERLSTNYFFADFWLGETIANGPFVHYPNEKWFPLTEDDELPEGILDARLRAFYDPENELTASMLIDLQSGNEDRGICALPFTRQSDEQTVYIPMNIVGNLYVSNGMSAGNTRNEARVQGLSEVFERHIKNRIIAESISLPEIPADVLARYPGVVESIAKLEAEGFPIFAYDGSLGGKYPVICVVLFNPTNGTCFASFGAHPDFGVALERTVTELLQGRSLKDLDVFTPPTFDDEEVAEHTNLETHFIDSSGLISWDMFKQDADYPFVDWSFAGTTEEEFATLMAIFSAEDQEVYIADYEHLGVYACRIIVPGMSDIYPAEDLWLANNSMGAHLRETLLALPGSEWEKEDYLNLIAQLDDEGHDDFTRVRELLGLATSKDNGWYTLRIGELKAMLALAGGDLDQALAWTEWTMEFNQSVFSAERTNYYRCLQTLLLLSQEDDREPLQYLNAFVRMYGADAVEAASAALSGEEPFYGLQAVDSDLKAFPAHQSLLNAYEKLQKAKAAYWSK is encoded by the coding sequence ATGACTCAAACGTTTATCCCCGGCAAAGACGCCGCTCTGGAAGATTCCATCGCTCGCTTCCAGCAGAAACTGACCGACCTGGGCTTTAATATTGAAGAAGCCTCCTGGCTGAACCCGGTGCCTCACGTCTGGTCCGTGCATATTCGCGATAAAGACTGCGCGCTGTGCTTTACCAACGGTAAAGGCGCAACTAAAAAAGCGGCGCTGGCCTCTGCGCTGGGCGAGTATTTTGAACGTCTGTCGACCAACTATTTCTTTGCTGACTTCTGGCTGGGCGAAACCATCGCCAACGGTCCATTCGTTCACTACCCAAACGAAAAATGGTTCCCGCTGACGGAAGATGACGAACTGCCGGAAGGCATTCTTGATGCCCGTCTGCGCGCGTTCTACGACCCGGAAAATGAACTGACCGCCAGCATGCTGATCGACCTGCAGTCTGGTAACGAAGATCGTGGTATTTGCGCTCTGCCTTTCACGCGTCAGTCTGACGAGCAGACCGTGTATATTCCGATGAACATCGTCGGCAACCTGTATGTGTCCAACGGCATGTCCGCTGGTAACACCCGCAATGAAGCGCGCGTGCAGGGTCTGTCTGAAGTCTTCGAACGCCACATCAAAAACCGCATTATTGCCGAATCCATCAGCCTGCCAGAAATTCCGGCCGACGTACTGGCACGCTATCCTGGCGTGGTGGAATCCATCGCTAAACTGGAAGCGGAAGGTTTCCCAATCTTTGCCTATGACGGCTCACTGGGCGGTAAATACCCGGTTATCTGCGTGGTGCTGTTCAACCCAACCAACGGAACCTGCTTCGCCTCCTTTGGCGCGCACCCGGACTTTGGCGTGGCGCTGGAGCGTACCGTCACCGAACTGCTTCAGGGCCGTAGCCTGAAAGATCTGGACGTGTTCACCCCACCAACGTTTGACGATGAAGAAGTGGCCGAGCATACCAACCTCGAAACCCACTTTATCGACTCCAGCGGTTTGATCTCCTGGGATATGTTCAAGCAGGACGCGGACTATCCGTTCGTGGACTGGAGCTTTGCCGGCACCACCGAAGAAGAGTTTGCGACGCTGATGGCGATCTTCAGCGCCGAAGATCAGGAAGTCTATATTGCTGACTATGAACACCTGGGTGTTTATGCGTGCCGCATTATCGTTCCTGGCATGTCGGATATCTATCCGGCGGAAGACCTGTGGCTGGCGAACAACAGCATGGGCGCACACCTGCGTGAAACGCTGCTGGCCCTGCCGGGCAGCGAGTGGGAAAAAGAAGATTATCTGAACCTGATCGCCCAGCTGGACGATGAAGGCCATGATGACTTCACCCGCGTGCGCGAACTGCTGGGTCTGGCGACCAGTAAAGATAACGGCTGGTACACCCTGCGTATTGGTGAACTGAAAGCGATGCTGGCGCTGGCCGGTGGCGATCTGGATCAGGCGCTGGCCTGGACTGAGTGGACAATGGAGTTCAACCAGTCGGTCTTCTCTGCCGAGCGCACCAACTATTACCGTTGCCTGCAAACTCTGCTCCTGCTTTCTCAGGAGGACGATCGCGAGCCATTGCAGTACCTGAATGCATTTGTTCGTATGTACGGTGCAGACGCGGTTGAAGCCGCCAGCGCGGCGCTGAGTGGTGAAGAGCCGTTCTATGGCCTGCAGGCCGTTGATAGCGATCTGAAAGCCTTCCCGGCGCATCAGTCATTACTTAACGCTTATGAGAAATTACAGAAAGCGAAAGCCGCTTACTGGTCAAAATAA
- a CDS encoding DUF421 domain-containing protein, with protein sequence MKAFDLQRMAFDKVPLEFLGEVALRSLYTFVLVFLFLKITGRRGVRQMSLFEVLIILTLGSAAGDVAFYDDVPMVPVFIVFVSLALLYRLVMWLMSKSEKLEDLLEGKPVVIVEDGQLAWEKVQSANMTEFEFFMELRLNSVEQLGQVRLAIMETNGQISVYYYPDDEVKPGLCILPDMLVERFTTVPETEEYACIKCSHVVAMRAGEHQLCPRCTNPEWTKVSRAIRVT encoded by the coding sequence ATGAAAGCATTCGATCTCCAGCGGATGGCGTTTGACAAAGTTCCTCTTGAGTTTTTAGGTGAGGTGGCGCTGCGTAGCCTTTATACCTTCGTGCTGGTGTTTCTGTTTCTCAAAATCACCGGACGCCGTGGCGTTCGGCAGATGTCCCTCTTTGAAGTGCTTATCATTCTGACGCTGGGTTCAGCGGCAGGGGATGTGGCGTTCTATGACGATGTGCCGATGGTGCCGGTCTTTATTGTCTTTGTTTCCCTCGCGTTGTTGTACCGGCTGGTGATGTGGCTGATGTCGAAAAGCGAAAAGCTGGAAGATCTGCTTGAAGGGAAACCGGTGGTGATTGTGGAAGACGGGCAACTGGCCTGGGAGAAAGTGCAAAGTGCCAATATGACGGAGTTCGAGTTCTTTATGGAGCTGCGTCTCAACAGCGTTGAACAACTGGGGCAGGTGCGTCTGGCCATTATGGAAACGAACGGGCAAATCAGCGTCTATTACTATCCCGACGATGAGGTGAAGCCTGGGTTGTGCATCCTGCCGGATATGCTGGTGGAACGGTTTACGACCGTACCCGAAACCGAAGAGTATGCCTGTATCAAATGTAGTCATGTGGTTGCCATGCGGGCGGGTGAACATCAATTATGCCCTCGCTGTACGAATCCAGAATGGACGAAGGTTAGCCGGGCTATACGTGTTACCTGA
- the serC gene encoding 3-phosphoserine/phosphohydroxythreonine transaminase, whose amino-acid sequence MAQVFNFSSGPAMLPADVLKQAQQELCDWNGLGTSVMEISHRGKEFIQVAEEAEKDFRDLLNIPSNYKVLFCHGGGRGQFAGIPLNLLGDKTTADYVDAGYWAASAVKEAHKYCTPNVIDAKVTVDGLRAVKPMSEWQLSSDAAYLHYCPNETIDGIAIHEEPNFGENVVVTADLSSTILSSPLDVSRYGVIYAGAQKNIGPAGLTLVIVREDLLGKAHKSCPSILDYTVLNDNDSMFNTPPTFAWYLSGLVFKWLKQKGGVAQMNTINQQKAELLYGVIDKSDFYRNDVAKANRSRMNVPFQLADSNLDKVFLEESFAAGLHALKGHRVVGGMRASIYNAMPLEGVKALTDFMIDFERRHG is encoded by the coding sequence ATGGCTCAAGTCTTTAATTTCAGTTCAGGTCCGGCAATGTTACCGGCGGATGTACTTAAACAGGCTCAACAGGAACTGTGTGACTGGAACGGTCTGGGTACGTCGGTGATGGAAATCAGCCACCGTGGTAAAGAGTTTATTCAGGTGGCAGAAGAGGCAGAAAAGGATTTTCGCGATCTGCTGAACATTCCCTCCAACTACAAAGTATTGTTCTGCCACGGTGGTGGACGCGGTCAGTTTGCGGGTATCCCGCTCAATCTGCTGGGCGACAAAACCACCGCCGATTACGTTGATGCAGGCTACTGGGCAGCCAGTGCGGTAAAAGAGGCGCACAAATACTGCACACCAAACGTTATTGATGCCAAAGTGACCGTTGACGGTCTGCGCGCCGTTAAGCCAATGAGCGAGTGGCAGCTTTCCTCTGATGCCGCTTATCTGCACTATTGCCCGAACGAAACGATCGACGGCATCGCCATTCACGAAGAGCCAAACTTTGGTGAGAACGTGGTCGTGACCGCGGATCTCTCTTCTACCATTCTTTCCTCGCCTCTGGATGTCAGCCGTTACGGTGTGATTTATGCCGGTGCGCAGAAAAACATCGGTCCCGCTGGTTTGACCCTGGTCATCGTGCGTGAAGACCTGCTTGGTAAAGCGCATAAATCCTGCCCGTCGATTCTTGATTACACCGTGCTGAACGATAACGACTCGATGTTCAACACGCCGCCAACGTTCGCCTGGTATCTCTCCGGTCTGGTCTTCAAATGGCTGAAGCAAAAGGGCGGCGTGGCGCAGATGAACACCATCAATCAGCAAAAAGCGGAACTGCTGTACGGCGTGATTGATAAAAGCGACTTCTACCGTAACGATGTGGCGAAAGCTAACCGTTCCCGCATGAACGTGCCGTTCCAGCTGGCTGATAGCAACCTGGATAAAGTATTCCTGGAAGAGTCCTTCGCTGCGGGGCTGCACGCGCTGAAAGGCCACCGTGTAGTGGGCGGGATGCGCGCCTCTATTTATAACGCCATGCCGCTGGAAGGTGTTAAGGCACTGACCGATTTCATGATCGACTTCGAACGTCGTCACGGTTAA